The sequence CAGATTACATTGCAGCAATGAAATAATCAGTTTTTCAAACTTTAAGTTCATTCAAAGGCCGTTTGGCTTTTGAATAGAGCTGTACTCTTTCCTCTTTATTAATTCATCTATTTTTTTATCTTCTTACTGTAATAGAGATCAAATAAGCATTTGCGTATGATTACATACTGCTTCCGCATTTTCCTGTTTCACATTTCATTGGTGGGATCTCTTTTTTGGGTGCTTTTACGGTATTGTCTGCTGCACATTTTGTGCTCAGTCTACCGGTCTCTTGGACACGAACACAATCATATACCTCTTTCGTACTTAAGGCTTTGAGTACACATTCCCGTCTGTTGTCCTCTTTTTCAAGCTGGTTTAAAATGTTCATTTTCTTTTTCACGAGTAGAGTAGAACCATCAACCATACTTGCACCACATTTCCCTGGACCACACTTCATACCATCTTCTGTTAAGTCACTGGTTTTATCTTTATCGGTACACCCTGACAACAGTGATAGGGTTAAAAGCAGTGTGATCATTAGCTTTGATTTCATTCATTCTCCTTGGATTGTTTTAATTGATATTTTTCATACATTTCATAAAAAATCGGAATAAGAAAGAGACTGAGTATAGCGGAACTGACAAGCCCTCCTATCATCGGTGCAGCTATACGCTGCATGACTTCACTTCCTATACCCGAAGTGTACATGATAGGCAGAAGTCCTGTCAAGATGGCAAATACTGTCATGAGTTTGGGTCTTACTCTTTGAACGGCACCTTCATAAATAGCATCGGAGAGGTGTTGTCTATTAAATCTGGACCCCATTTTTTTATGCATCGCTTCAACACTTTCTTGTAGATAGACGATCATAACTATGGCTGTTTCAGCGGCAATCCCAAGAAGTGCCAGGAAACCGACTATCACTGCAATACTCATATTAAACTGTAAGACATATAAGTACACTATACCGCCGAGTAGAGCAAAGGGAAGGGTGAAAAATACAATAAGGGTAGGTACGAACTCTCCCAGTGCAAAATAGATTAGGATTAATATCAACAAGAGTACAATAGGCACTATCCATTTTATTTTTTGCATGGCTGAGTGAAGGTATTCTGATTGTCCTTCCCATTCCAGGTAATATCCGGGAGGGAGTTGTATATCTTTTAAGATTTTAACGGCTTCTTCTTTGTATTTGACGGCACTCACGCCTGGTTGTGGCGTAATATAGATAAAGGTGACCGGTGTTGCCATCTCACTTTTGATCACAGAAGCACTCTCCTTATATTCTACTGTGGTAAAGGTGGAGAGCGGTACAAATCCGAGCGGTGTTTTGACCTGTATATTGCGTATATCATCAAGGTTTCGACGCTCTTCCTCTTCAAATCGCAGTGCGATAGGGTAACGTTCCAAACCTTTATACATAGTAGTGATCTTTTTCCCACCTATCGCTGCAGAAGTATATGCTTCGATCAGTGATTTGGAAATGTTATAACGCTGTAACGCCTCGGCATCTATGTTGATGTCGATGAAATACCCTGCACTTGCCTGGTCAGAGAAAACAGACTGTGTTCCTTTCAGTTCACGAAGTCTTGACTCGATCTGCATGGCTACTGATTGCAGCCCTTGTGCATCTTTTCCATAAAGTTTGATACCCAGAGGCGTTCTTATACCTGAGAGCAACATATCAATACGGCCGCGTATAGGGTAGGTCCAGGAGTTCACAAGCCCAGGTACCTGTAGTGCTTCTTCCATCTCCGCCATCAGTTTTTCATAGGTCATACCATCACGCCATTGTGACTTGGGTTTAAAAGTAATGATGGTTTCGATCATACCAAGTGGAGCAGGGTCAGTGGCTGAATTGGCACGTCCTCCCTTACCGAACACTGTCTCTACTTCAGGAAAACTTTTAATGATCTGATCGGTTTTCTGTGTCAGTGCTTTGCTCTGATCCACGGAGATACCATAAGGTGTCACAGGCATATACATCACGGTTTGCTCATTGAGCATAGGCATGAATTCCCAGTTTAACTTTTTGTAAAGAGGCAGTGCAAATAGAAGTCCGCCAACAGCAAGAAAAATAACAATGTATTTGAGTTTTAAAGCATGGACCAAAAGTGGATGATAAAGCCAAATAAAAAAACGGTTCAGCGGGTTCTTTGATTCGGGAATGATCCTCCCTTTGATGAAGTATATCATGAGTACAGGTACCAGTGTGACTGAGAGTATCGCTCCTGCAGTCATGGCAAAGGTTTTGGTAAAAGCAAGGGGGTTAAAGAGTAAGCCTTCTTGCCCCGAAAGTGCAAAGATCGGTAAAAAAGAGACAACTACAAGTGCCAGGGCAAAAAAGATAGGACGTCCCACAAGTTGAGAAGAGTGAATGATGGTTTTGATCCGTTCATCACGCTTTAGAGGTTCACCGTTCTCTTCGGTTTTTTTATGTATGGCCTTATGTGTATTCTCTATCATCACGATAGAAGCATCTACCATAGCACCGATAGCGATAGCGATACCTCCCAGACTCATAATATTTGAGTCTATACCAAAGATCTTCATCAGTAAAAAAGGGAGGGCAATGGTCAAGGGGAGCACGATAAGCATGATAAGTATGGAGCGAAAGTGCATCAAGAACAGACCAATGACCAGGATCACAATGATACTCTCTTCAAATAGCGTCGTTTGAAGTGTTTTGATCGCTGATCCTATCAGTCCTGAACGGTCATAGGTCGTGATAACATCCACATCTTCTATTTTGAGTTCTTGCATTTTGGACTTGATGCGTTTGATGACAGAGTAGACATCTTCCCCATATCGCACCATGACGATACCGCCTACCACTTCTCCCTCTCCATTGAGGTCTGCCAGACCACGTCTGGCACTCGGTACCATCTCTACACGTCCCAATTGGGAGAGCGTCAGAGGTACACTGTTCTTGGTCGTGACGACAAGTTGTCGTATCTCATCCAGATCTTTGATATACCCTTTGGCCTGTACCATCCACTCATAACCGTTTTGAATGACGATCCGTCCACCGGTGTCATTATTGTTCTCTTTGAGTGCTTGAGAGATATCTTTGATAGAAAGATCGTACTGGACGAGTGCATCATTGTTCAGGGTAATTTGATAGGTGGGAATAAACCCGCCTATACTGGCCACTTCACTCACACCATCTACACCCATCAGTGCATATTTGTAGTAATAGTCTTGAATCGTTCGCAGCTCATCAAGGCTCTTGGTTTGAGAGGTTAGGGCATATTCATAGACCCATCCGACTCCTGAAGCATCAGGCCCCAGTGTCACTTCCATCGTATCCGGAAGCTGACTTTGTATGGATGCCAGTTGTTCCAAAACACGGCTTCTGGCCCAATAGAGGTCTGTACCTTCTTTAAAAATAATGTAGATCAGAGCATTTTCATAGGTTGAAAAACCACGCACGGTTTCAATATCCGAGATAGCAAGAAATTGTGAAACCAACGGATAGGTTCCCTGATCTTCTATGATCTCGGGGCTTTGGCCTTTCCATGTGACTTGTACGATGACCTGTGGAGGAGAAAGGTCCGGCAGGGCATCCAGGGGAGTGTTCTTCATGGCCCAAATAGAACCTATGATGAGAAAGAGGGTGGTCATAAGGACAAGAAAACGATTTTTAGCCGAAAATACGATGAGTCGTTCTATCATTAATAGATCCCGTTTATCTGAGCATCGGAGTCCATCATGAAGAGCGCATTGTCTACCAACGTATCTCCCTCATTCAGTCCTTTTATGATCTCATAATGTTTTGCGTCCAGAGGTTTTACCTGAATGACCATAGGTTCATACTCTCCTTTGAATTCCGTTGCAAGAAAAGCATACCACAGTCCATTTTTACGTATCGCTGCAGTTCGAGGTATGACAAGACGACTTTTTGTATCGGCTGATGCATAGACTTTTGCATACATTCCCGGTTTTAATAACATGTCATCATTATCAAGTTGAAGTCTTAACGTAGCGGTTGCCTCTTTAGGGTCCAGTTCCGGGTAAAGAAGATTTTTTTGTGCTGTATATGTTTTGGAAATACCTTTGGCTTTGACACTGAAATGTGTAAGAAGAGGTAGATTTTCGATCTCATCCTGGTAGAGCTTGACCTCTACCCATACTTTGTCCAGGTTTACGATCTGAAAGAGCTTTTTTTGAGGGCTGAAAGATGCACCTTCATTAATGTTTTTTTCAAATATCCACCCCGACTGCGGTGCATAGATGGTGGTGAACGTATCGACCTTACGTTTAGTGTCGATGCGTTTGATCTCTTCATCATGTACACCTAAGAGGCGCAGTTTGGTTTTCGCACTCTGAAGCATTTGGGGAGAAGGGTGCTTTTCATTGAACTCCAAGGAGTGTAAGTAGTCCTGTTTGGACTTGTAGACTTCCGGAGAGTAGACATGGGCTAAGGCATCACCTTTTTCTACTTTTTTATAGAGTGTATCAGCAAAAAGTTTTGTGATATAGCCTGAAAACCATGCATGTATATCGATCTTTCGTGAATCTTCAG is a genomic window of Sulfurovum sp. XGS-02 containing:
- a CDS encoding efflux RND transporter permease subunit is translated as MIERLIVFSAKNRFLVLMTTLFLIIGSIWAMKNTPLDALPDLSPPQVIVQVTWKGQSPEIIEDQGTYPLVSQFLAISDIETVRGFSTYENALIYIIFKEGTDLYWARSRVLEQLASIQSQLPDTMEVTLGPDASGVGWVYEYALTSQTKSLDELRTIQDYYYKYALMGVDGVSEVASIGGFIPTYQITLNNDALVQYDLSIKDISQALKENNNDTGGRIVIQNGYEWMVQAKGYIKDLDEIRQLVVTTKNSVPLTLSQLGRVEMVPSARRGLADLNGEGEVVGGIVMVRYGEDVYSVIKRIKSKMQELKIEDVDVITTYDRSGLIGSAIKTLQTTLFEESIIVILVIGLFLMHFRSILIMLIVLPLTIALPFLLMKIFGIDSNIMSLGGIAIAIGAMVDASIVMIENTHKAIHKKTEENGEPLKRDERIKTIIHSSQLVGRPIFFALALVVVSFLPIFALSGQEGLLFNPLAFTKTFAMTAGAILSVTLVPVLMIYFIKGRIIPESKNPLNRFFIWLYHPLLVHALKLKYIVIFLAVGGLLFALPLYKKLNWEFMPMLNEQTVMYMPVTPYGISVDQSKALTQKTDQIIKSFPEVETVFGKGGRANSATDPAPLGMIETIITFKPKSQWRDGMTYEKLMAEMEEALQVPGLVNSWTYPIRGRIDMLLSGIRTPLGIKLYGKDAQGLQSVAMQIESRLRELKGTQSVFSDQASAGYFIDINIDAEALQRYNISKSLIEAYTSAAIGGKKITTMYKGLERYPIALRFEEEERRNLDDIRNIQVKTPLGFVPLSTFTTVEYKESASVIKSEMATPVTFIYITPQPGVSAVKYKEEAVKILKDIQLPPGYYLEWEGQSEYLHSAMQKIKWIVPIVLLLILILIYFALGEFVPTLIVFFTLPFALLGGIVYLYVLQFNMSIAVIVGFLALLGIAAETAIVMIVYLQESVEAMHKKMGSRFNRQHLSDAIYEGAVQRVRPKLMTVFAILTGLLPIMYTSGIGSEVMQRIAAPMIGGLVSSAILSLFLIPIFYEMYEKYQLKQSKENE
- a CDS encoding efflux RND transporter periplasmic adaptor subunit; translated protein: MKTILTFLLIPVLSLSQEHNSSFPTIEQLFSVKTVKVKKITSAKEQINYGYIVAEDSRKIDIHAWFSGYITKLFADTLYKKVEKGDALAHVYSPEVYKSKQDYLHSLEFNEKHPSPQMLQSAKTKLRLLGVHDEEIKRIDTKRKVDTFTTIYAPQSGWIFEKNINEGASFSPQKKLFQIVNLDKVWVEVKLYQDEIENLPLLTHFSVKAKGISKTYTAQKNLLYPELDPKEATATLRLQLDNDDMLLKPGMYAKVYASADTKSRLVIPRTAAIRKNGLWYAFLATEFKGEYEPMVIQVKPLDAKHYEIIKGLNEGDTLVDNALFMMDSDAQINGIY